In Cumulibacter manganitolerans, the following are encoded in one genomic region:
- a CDS encoding AMP-binding protein, producing the protein MRVPLTLQHFIDRAEAVYHDRPAIIDEPNQPAPPLNITYGELARRARAIKAGLDELGIGQGERVGIVSHNAGRMFELFYSVPTSGRIYVPINFRLRPEEVQFIVEHAGCSVLLVDEELEQSLRPVYAKHKLVIGKESDEALLRYEREAVPWEPDEDAPAVINYTSGTTSNPKGVVQTHRSLWVNATTFAMHMGVTDRDVYLHTLPLFHCNGWGMGFSTTAFGVPQVMLRKVDGGEILRRVQQHGLTLACGAPAVWNAVLDAAGDWDGEVPGRDEMRLVVAGAAPPTRTIQRIMDDLGWEFNQIYGLTETAPLITINRLRREDLDKTSEEKATLLAKAGSPALGVELAIDDSGEVLTRANVVLDRYWNNPDATAEALEGGWFHTGDGGSIDEHSYLTISDRKKDIIITGGENVSSIEVEDTIFSHPAVDEVAVIGVPDEKWGETIKALVVAKPGAEVSAEEIIKLCKEKLAGYKAPTSVEFRDEIPRTATGKIQKFKLRQPFWEGRERQVN; encoded by the coding sequence ATGCGGGTCCCGTTGACATTGCAGCACTTCATCGACCGTGCCGAGGCGGTGTACCACGACCGTCCGGCCATCATCGACGAGCCGAACCAGCCCGCGCCTCCGCTGAACATCACCTACGGCGAGCTGGCCCGGCGGGCCCGCGCGATCAAGGCCGGCCTCGACGAGCTGGGCATCGGCCAGGGCGAGCGGGTCGGGATCGTCAGCCACAACGCCGGCCGGATGTTCGAGCTGTTCTACTCGGTGCCGACGTCCGGGCGGATCTACGTCCCGATCAACTTCCGGCTGCGCCCCGAAGAGGTGCAGTTCATCGTCGAGCACGCCGGCTGCAGCGTGCTGCTGGTCGACGAGGAGCTGGAGCAGTCGCTGCGTCCCGTCTACGCCAAGCACAAGCTCGTCATCGGCAAGGAGTCCGACGAGGCGCTGCTGCGCTACGAGCGGGAGGCCGTGCCGTGGGAGCCGGACGAGGACGCGCCCGCGGTCATCAACTACACGTCGGGCACGACGTCCAACCCCAAGGGCGTCGTGCAGACCCACCGGTCGCTGTGGGTGAACGCGACGACGTTCGCGATGCACATGGGCGTCACCGACCGCGACGTCTACCTGCACACCCTGCCGCTGTTCCACTGCAACGGCTGGGGGATGGGCTTCTCGACCACGGCGTTCGGCGTCCCGCAGGTCATGCTGCGCAAGGTCGACGGCGGGGAGATCCTGCGTCGCGTGCAGCAGCACGGTCTGACCCTGGCCTGCGGCGCCCCCGCGGTGTGGAACGCGGTGCTGGACGCCGCGGGCGACTGGGACGGCGAGGTACCGGGCCGTGACGAGATGCGGCTGGTGGTCGCCGGCGCCGCGCCGCCCACCCGCACCATTCAGCGGATCATGGACGACCTCGGCTGGGAGTTCAACCAGATCTACGGCCTCACCGAGACGGCCCCGCTGATCACGATCAACCGGCTGCGCCGGGAGGATCTGGACAAGACGTCCGAGGAGAAGGCCACGCTGCTGGCGAAGGCCGGCTCGCCGGCCCTGGGCGTGGAGCTGGCCATCGACGACTCCGGCGAGGTGCTCACGCGCGCCAACGTGGTCCTCGACCGCTACTGGAACAACCCCGACGCGACCGCCGAGGCGCTGGAGGGCGGCTGGTTCCACACCGGCGACGGCGGCAGCATCGACGAGCACAGCTACCTGACCATCTCCGACCGCAAGAAGGACATCATCATCACCGGCGGCGAGAACGTCTCCTCGATCGAGGTGGAGGACACGATCTTCAGCCACCCGGCCGTCGACGAGGTCGCCGTGATCGGCGTCCCGGACGAGAAGTGGGGCGAGACGATCAAGGCCCTGGTGGTCGCCAAGCCCGGCGCCGAGGTGAGCGCCGAGGAGATCATCAAGCTGTGCAAGGAGAAGCTGGCCGGCTACAAGGCGCCGACGAGCGTGGAGTTCCGGGACGAGATCCCGCGCACCGCGACCGGCAAGATCCAGAAGTTCAAGCTGCGCCAGCCGTTCTGGGAGGGGCGCGAGCGGCAGGTGAACTGA
- the acnA gene encoding aconitate hydratase AcnA, giving the protein MTNPSKNSLDARTTLNVGGTDYEIFDLAKVEGSAKLPYSLKVLLENLLRTEDGANVTAAQIEALGKWDPEAEPSIEIQFTPARVIMQDFTGVPCVVDLATMREAMTALGGDASKINPLAPAELVIDHSVIADVFGRADAFERNVDIEYERNKERYQFLRWGQTAFDEFKVVPPGTGIVHQVNIEHLARGVFARNGQAYPDTLVGTDSHTTMVNGLGVLGWGVGGIEAEAAMLGQPVSMLIPRVVGFKLSGALPDGATATDLVLTITEMLRQHGVVGKFVEFYGDGVASVPLANRATIGNMSPEFGSTAAIFPIDEETVRYLRFTGRSEEHVNLVEAYSKAQGLWHDPSNEAVYSEYLSLDLGDVVPSIAGPKRPQDRIVLSQAKEAFREALPAYAEDREVDPDQPQSNGSFPASDPPSSDNEAVQAPIEDGDPSDRPSKKTQVTLEDGTSFEIDHGSVAIASITSCTNTSNPSVMIGAALLAKKAVERGLTRKPWVKTTLAPGSQVVMDYYDRAGLTPYLEKTGFYLVGYGCTTCIGNSGPLPDEISAAVNEQDLSVVSVLSGNRNFEGRINPDVKMNYLASPPLVVAYALAGTMDFDFENDSLGDDTEGNPVYLRDIWPSPQEIEEVIDAAISSEMFTKDYADVFAGDDRWRGLDTPEGDLFEWDEDSTYVRRPPYFDGMPAEPAPVQNITGARVLAKLGDSVTTDHISPAGAIKADSPAGKYLQEKGVKRLDFNSYGSRRGNHEVMIRGTFANIRLRNLLLDGVQGGFTRNWLADGEQTTIYDASVAYQEAGIPLVVLAGKEYGSGSSRDWAAKGTALLGVKAVIAESYERIHRSNLIGMGVIPLQFPAGKTADDLGLTGSETFDIVGIDKLNEGQTPKTVTVKVTGEGAPTEFEAVVRIDTPGEAEYYRNGGIMQYVLRSLRNK; this is encoded by the coding sequence GTGACGAACCCGAGTAAGAACAGCCTCGATGCCAGGACGACCCTGAATGTCGGCGGCACCGACTACGAGATCTTCGATCTCGCCAAGGTCGAGGGGTCCGCGAAGCTGCCCTACAGCCTCAAAGTTCTGCTCGAGAACCTGCTGCGCACCGAGGACGGCGCCAACGTCACGGCCGCGCAGATCGAGGCCTTGGGCAAGTGGGATCCGGAGGCCGAGCCCTCCATCGAGATCCAGTTCACGCCGGCGCGCGTGATCATGCAGGACTTCACCGGCGTCCCGTGCGTGGTCGACCTCGCCACCATGCGCGAGGCGATGACCGCCCTCGGCGGCGACGCGTCCAAGATCAACCCCCTCGCGCCCGCCGAGCTCGTCATCGACCACTCGGTCATCGCCGATGTGTTCGGCCGCGCCGACGCCTTCGAGCGCAACGTCGACATCGAGTACGAACGCAACAAGGAGCGCTACCAGTTCCTGCGCTGGGGCCAGACCGCGTTCGACGAGTTCAAGGTCGTCCCGCCGGGGACCGGCATCGTGCACCAGGTCAACATCGAGCATCTCGCCCGCGGCGTGTTCGCGCGCAACGGGCAGGCCTACCCCGACACGCTGGTCGGCACCGACTCGCACACCACCATGGTCAACGGCCTCGGCGTCCTCGGCTGGGGTGTCGGCGGCATCGAGGCCGAGGCGGCCATGCTCGGCCAGCCGGTGTCCATGCTGATCCCGCGGGTCGTCGGCTTCAAGCTCTCCGGCGCGCTGCCGGACGGCGCCACCGCCACCGACCTCGTGCTGACCATCACCGAGATGCTGCGCCAGCACGGCGTCGTCGGCAAGTTCGTCGAGTTCTACGGCGACGGCGTGGCGTCGGTACCGCTGGCCAACCGCGCGACCATCGGCAACATGTCCCCCGAGTTCGGCTCGACCGCCGCGATCTTCCCGATCGACGAGGAGACGGTGCGCTACCTGCGCTTCACCGGTCGCTCCGAGGAGCACGTGAACCTGGTCGAGGCCTACTCCAAGGCGCAGGGCCTGTGGCACGACCCCTCCAACGAGGCCGTGTACTCCGAGTACCTCTCCCTCGACCTCGGCGACGTCGTCCCGTCGATCGCCGGGCCGAAGCGCCCGCAGGACCGCATCGTGCTCTCGCAGGCCAAGGAGGCCTTCCGCGAGGCGCTCCCGGCGTACGCCGAGGACCGCGAGGTCGACCCCGACCAGCCGCAGTCCAACGGCAGCTTCCCCGCCTCCGACCCGCCGTCGTCCGACAACGAGGCCGTCCAGGCGCCGATCGAGGACGGCGACCCGAGCGACCGTCCGTCGAAGAAGACCCAGGTCACCCTCGAGGACGGCACCTCCTTCGAGATCGACCACGGCTCGGTCGCGATCGCCTCGATCACCTCGTGCACGAACACCTCCAACCCGTCGGTGATGATCGGCGCGGCGCTGCTGGCCAAGAAGGCCGTCGAGCGCGGGCTCACCCGCAAGCCGTGGGTCAAGACCACCCTCGCGCCGGGCTCGCAGGTCGTCATGGACTACTACGATCGCGCGGGGCTCACCCCGTACCTTGAGAAGACCGGCTTCTACCTGGTCGGCTACGGCTGCACGACCTGCATCGGCAACTCCGGCCCGCTGCCGGACGAGATCTCGGCGGCGGTCAACGAGCAGGACCTCAGCGTCGTCTCGGTGCTGTCGGGCAACCGCAACTTCGAGGGCCGGATCAACCCGGACGTGAAGATGAACTACCTCGCCTCGCCCCCGCTGGTGGTCGCGTACGCGCTGGCCGGCACGATGGACTTCGACTTCGAGAACGACTCGCTCGGCGACGACACCGAGGGCAACCCGGTGTACCTGCGCGACATCTGGCCGTCGCCGCAGGAGATCGAGGAGGTCATCGACGCGGCCATCTCGTCGGAGATGTTCACCAAGGACTACGCCGACGTGTTCGCCGGGGACGACCGCTGGCGGGGCCTCGACACCCCCGAGGGCGACCTGTTCGAGTGGGACGAGGACTCCACCTACGTTCGCCGGCCGCCCTACTTCGACGGCATGCCGGCCGAGCCGGCGCCGGTGCAGAACATCACCGGGGCGCGGGTGCTGGCCAAGCTGGGCGACTCGGTCACCACCGACCACATCTCCCCGGCCGGCGCGATCAAGGCCGACTCCCCCGCGGGCAAGTACCTGCAGGAGAAGGGCGTCAAGCGCCTCGACTTCAACAGCTACGGCTCGCGCCGCGGCAACCACGAGGTCATGATCCGCGGCACGTTCGCCAACATCCGGCTGCGCAACCTGCTGCTGGACGGCGTCCAGGGCGGCTTCACGCGCAACTGGCTGGCCGACGGCGAGCAGACGACGATCTACGACGCCTCGGTCGCCTACCAGGAGGCCGGGATCCCGCTGGTCGTGCTGGCCGGCAAGGAGTACGGGTCCGGATCGTCGCGCGACTGGGCGGCCAAGGGCACCGCGCTGCTGGGGGTCAAGGCGGTCATCGCCGAGTCCTACGAGCGCATCCACCGCTCGAACCTGATCGGCATGGGCGTCATCCCGCTGCAGTTCCCGGCGGGGAAGACCGCCGACGACCTCGGCCTGACCGGCTCGGAGACGTTCGACATCGTCGGCATCGACAAGCTCAACGAGGGCCAGACCCCCAAGACGGTCACCGTGAAGGTGACCGGCGAGGGCGCGCCGACCGAGTTCGAGGCCGTCGTCCGCATCGACACCCCCGGTGAGGCGGAGTACTACCGCAACGGCGGCATCATGCAGTACGTCCTGCGGTCGCTGCGCAACAAGTAA
- a CDS encoding AAA family ATPase: protein MTNPTPTTTGTTNALDRAMLEVKKVIVGQDRLIERMLVSLLAKGHLLLEGVPGVAKTLAVESLARSVGGTFARLQFTPDLVPADIVGTRIYRPGSDEFHTELGPVFANFVLTDEINRAPAKVQSALLEVMAEKQVSIGGVTHEMPQPFLVMATQNPIESEGVYPLPEAQRDRFLMKVNVDYPTVEEEREIIYRMGSEPPVAEPVMSIDELLELQRQAGKVFVHHALVDYVVRIVFATRTPKDLGLDDVATWITYGASPRASLGIISAGRALALVRGRDYLLPQDVLDVAGDVLRHRLVLSYDALADSVPADHVVSRILSAVPVPQVTARPARNQGPRPSGWQQPHGQPPLARHQQPTASP from the coding sequence GTGACCAACCCGACCCCAACGACCACCGGTACGACGAACGCGCTCGACCGCGCGATGCTCGAGGTCAAGAAGGTGATCGTCGGCCAGGACCGGCTGATCGAGCGGATGCTCGTCAGCCTGCTGGCCAAGGGGCATCTGCTGCTCGAGGGCGTTCCGGGCGTCGCCAAGACGCTCGCCGTGGAGTCCCTGGCGCGATCGGTCGGCGGGACCTTCGCCCGCCTGCAGTTCACCCCCGACCTGGTGCCCGCGGACATCGTCGGCACCCGCATCTACCGGCCCGGCTCCGACGAGTTCCACACCGAGCTCGGGCCGGTGTTCGCGAACTTCGTGCTCACCGACGAGATCAACCGGGCGCCGGCGAAGGTGCAGTCCGCGCTGCTGGAGGTGATGGCCGAGAAGCAGGTGTCGATCGGCGGGGTCACCCACGAGATGCCGCAGCCGTTCCTGGTGATGGCCACCCAGAACCCCATCGAGTCCGAGGGCGTGTACCCGCTGCCCGAGGCGCAGCGCGACCGCTTCCTGATGAAGGTGAACGTCGACTACCCGACGGTCGAGGAGGAGCGCGAGATCATCTACCGGATGGGCAGCGAGCCGCCGGTGGCCGAGCCGGTGATGAGCATCGACGAGCTGCTCGAGCTGCAGCGGCAGGCCGGCAAGGTGTTCGTGCACCACGCCCTCGTCGACTACGTCGTGCGGATCGTCTTCGCCACCCGCACGCCCAAGGACCTGGGCCTGGACGACGTCGCCACCTGGATCACCTACGGTGCCAGCCCCCGCGCCTCGCTGGGCATCATCTCCGCCGGCCGGGCCCTCGCGCTCGTGCGCGGACGCGACTACCTGCTGCCGCAGGACGTCCTGGACGTGGCCGGCGACGTGCTGCGCCACCGGCTGGTGCTGTCGTACGACGCGCTGGCCGACTCGGTACCCGCCGACCACGTGGTGAGCCGCATCCTCAGCGCGGTACCGGTGCCGCAGGTGACCGCGCGACCCGCGCGCAACCAGGGCCCGCGCCCCAGCGGCTGGCAGCAGCCGCACGGCCAGCCGCCGCTCGCGCGCCACCAGCAGCCGACCGCGTCCCCATGA